A genomic region of Enterococcus sp. 12C11_DIV0727 contains the following coding sequences:
- the lanM gene encoding type 2 lanthipeptide synthetase LanM, with the protein MIEELTYSYATTISERIQCWRNLHVDTEEPVYLKQWQVRKSLLQESDYHKMMHHYQWNEQQFNSGLVPFTEERAQLLLPTVEKSEWFQLHRQLFAEEIPIKEMNLAAGLRFHLNYYEQYIRRLIPKYPLIQLPENVIEELIEQLSAEFFFIAQKTLVWDVHQMIEEYQLQAESKEAEFAKYIEEFLGDKQRTYLFYGEYPTLARVLAVRLRFACEMIEEFIASLTNSTEQLTETFAISTPIKLTQIELGQGDSHDQGKTVIQFQIQKTDLIFKFKNLEIGERFNALLSYLEKLDTTLSFYKIKRIVLPTFTIEEKVIYQECQNENEVMSFYRNYGQLLAIVYWLGATDLHMENLIASGSYPVLIDVETLIRPEMFKQTQKLSRQVRIEKQSVIVSGLLPQKKQWKRDLEMDALSGTKQKLPKKVRRLRNEGSSDIAFQLEEAYMEGAQNIPRLAGQDVDYQLYRHVIQAAFQTMNQLLLKNKAAFIEKVKELFSNTTIRLIYRDTQDYGNLLNFTLHTESMSNYIEREKIIENLWASKIIPEALIPFEVEAILDHDIPLVTANTSLTTVYTNGHKLPGLLAKTPIQDTVEHMEQITERTSRFSYLLLKESLGTLEYKTQKIPISVQNSPIEQPLLQKAADIGDKIIDQIVVDQQLGEVDWMSVLPGENEEVVIAYPSTDLYEGSAGVYLFLVYLNYFVPKASYQDVIELLEKELFQNEQAESSYESAFFDDGMRLTVAFYVTRLLDDEKHRAYLQQSLQNLKMAQVMEHNQLNEWLYGKASLLAILAAIYREFPSDEVYGLLAHYADAVECQEMEDSSFAHGYAGVCYGLAQANQFLKEAAIEAKLEWYQEKVEKSLVREPIRNNSWCRGKMGIEKVIGKSIGKVEDTFVEDDCLCHGNYGNSDDYLTNINLLSDDVIKLKTDPACIPISLFCGLSGIGYQILRAYDSSSVRSLLFIK; encoded by the coding sequence ATGATCGAAGAGTTGACCTATAGTTATGCTACAACCATTTCTGAAAGAATCCAGTGTTGGAGAAACCTACATGTAGACACCGAGGAACCCGTTTACTTAAAGCAATGGCAAGTACGCAAGAGTTTATTACAAGAGTCAGATTATCATAAAATGATGCACCATTATCAATGGAACGAGCAGCAATTTAACAGCGGACTGGTGCCTTTTACAGAAGAACGAGCACAATTATTATTACCAACTGTTGAAAAAAGTGAGTGGTTCCAATTACATAGACAGTTATTTGCAGAGGAAATTCCAATAAAAGAAATGAACTTAGCAGCTGGACTTCGTTTTCACTTAAACTACTATGAACAATATATTAGACGTCTAATACCAAAATACCCATTGATTCAACTACCAGAAAATGTGATCGAGGAATTGATCGAGCAATTATCTGCTGAATTCTTTTTTATTGCGCAAAAAACTTTGGTTTGGGATGTTCATCAAATGATTGAAGAATACCAGTTACAGGCGGAATCAAAAGAAGCAGAATTTGCCAAGTACATTGAAGAATTTCTTGGAGATAAACAACGAACGTATCTTTTTTATGGAGAATATCCGACACTTGCCAGAGTTCTTGCAGTTCGTTTGCGCTTTGCTTGTGAAATGATTGAAGAATTTATTGCTTCGTTGACTAATTCTACTGAACAATTGACAGAAACTTTCGCCATTTCAACACCGATAAAACTTACACAAATAGAATTGGGGCAAGGAGACAGCCACGACCAAGGAAAAACAGTGATTCAATTTCAGATACAGAAGACAGACCTGATTTTTAAATTTAAAAACCTTGAAATAGGTGAACGTTTTAATGCATTACTGTCTTATCTGGAAAAACTAGATACAACGTTGTCCTTCTATAAAATTAAGCGTATTGTCTTACCAACATTTACGATCGAGGAAAAAGTAATCTATCAAGAATGTCAAAATGAGAATGAAGTGATGAGTTTTTATCGAAACTATGGCCAGCTATTAGCAATCGTTTATTGGTTAGGGGCAACAGATTTGCATATGGAAAACTTAATTGCTAGTGGCTCCTACCCCGTCTTGATCGATGTGGAAACGTTGATTCGTCCTGAGATGTTCAAACAAACACAAAAACTATCACGGCAAGTTCGCATCGAAAAACAATCAGTTATCGTCTCTGGTTTGTTGCCACAAAAAAAGCAATGGAAACGTGATCTGGAAATGGACGCTTTATCTGGTACTAAGCAAAAGTTGCCTAAAAAAGTTAGAAGGCTGAGAAATGAAGGCTCTAGTGATATCGCTTTTCAATTAGAGGAAGCGTACATGGAGGGTGCTCAAAATATTCCTCGCTTAGCGGGACAAGATGTAGATTATCAATTATATCGTCACGTGATCCAGGCAGCATTTCAAACAATGAATCAATTATTATTGAAAAATAAAGCTGCTTTTATAGAGAAAGTCAAAGAGTTATTTTCTAATACAACAATCCGATTGATTTACAGAGATACGCAAGATTATGGGAATTTATTGAATTTTACTTTGCATACAGAGAGTATGTCAAACTATATTGAACGGGAGAAGATCATTGAAAACTTATGGGCTAGTAAAATCATTCCAGAAGCGTTGATCCCCTTTGAAGTAGAAGCAATATTGGATCACGATATTCCTTTGGTTACAGCGAACACTTCTTTGACAACAGTTTACACCAATGGTCACAAGCTCCCTGGACTGTTGGCCAAGACACCAATACAAGACACGGTGGAGCATATGGAACAAATAACAGAAAGAACCAGTCGATTTTCCTACCTTTTACTAAAAGAAAGTCTAGGTACATTAGAATATAAAACACAAAAAATACCGATTTCAGTACAAAATAGTCCTATTGAACAACCATTATTGCAAAAGGCTGCTGATATTGGTGATAAGATCATTGATCAGATTGTAGTGGACCAACAGCTTGGCGAAGTTGATTGGATGTCTGTTCTACCAGGTGAAAATGAGGAGGTAGTGATTGCCTATCCAAGCACAGATCTTTATGAAGGGAGTGCCGGAGTCTATTTGTTTTTAGTCTATTTGAACTATTTTGTGCCTAAAGCTAGTTATCAAGATGTAATTGAGCTATTGGAAAAAGAGCTTTTTCAAAATGAACAAGCTGAAAGTTCTTATGAAAGTGCCTTTTTTGATGATGGGATGCGTCTAACCGTTGCTTTTTATGTGACGAGATTGCTTGATGATGAAAAACATCGAGCATACTTACAACAGAGTCTGCAAAACTTGAAAATGGCTCAAGTAATGGAGCATAATCAGTTGAATGAATGGCTTTATGGAAAAGCTAGTTTACTGGCTATTTTGGCAGCCATCTACCGAGAATTTCCAAGTGACGAAGTCTATGGACTGTTAGCGCATTACGCAGATGCTGTAGAGTGTCAGGAAATGGAAGATAGCAGCTTTGCTCATGGTTATGCTGGTGTTTGTTATGGATTGGCTCAAGCCAATCAATTCTTGAAAGAAGCAGCGATTGAAGCAAAACTGGAATGGTACCAAGAAAAAGTTGAAAAAAGTCTTGTACGGGAACCAATACGCAATAATTCTTGGTGTCGAGGGAAAATGGGCATTGAAAAAGTTATCGGGAAATCAATTGGAAAAGTCGAGGATACTTTTGTAGAAGACGATTGTTTATGTCATGGAAATTATGGAAATTCAGATGATTATTTGACTAATATTAATCTATTATCAGATGACGTTATTAAATTGAAGACTGATCCAGCCTGCATTCCAATAAGCCTTTTTTGCGGATTATCGGGAATAGGCTATCAAATATTGAGAGCATATGATTCGTCCAGTGTACGATCCTTGTTATTTATTAAGTAA
- a CDS encoding helix-turn-helix transcriptional regulator: MPKKKNSSFESSIHVYRAMKRMTQQELADKVGVSRQTIIQLERNRYNPSLLLAHDIADVFEVPIEQIFTFKKLTDDEQTNEVTD, translated from the coding sequence TTGCCAAAAAAGAAGAACTCATCTTTTGAGAGTTCCATTCACGTCTACAGAGCCATGAAACGCATGACCCAACAGGAACTTGCTGACAAGGTGGGAGTATCTAGACAAACAATCATTCAGTTAGAAAGAAATAGGTACAATCCTTCCCTTTTACTGGCTCATGACATAGCAGACGTTTTCGAAGTGCCGATTGAACAAATCTTCACTTTCAAAAAATTAACAGATGACGAGCAAACAAACGAAGTAACCGACTAA
- a CDS encoding calcium-translocating P-type ATPase, PMCA-type produces MEAYKQPIETIIKEVDTDKEQGLTKQEVKKRLAEHGANKFHEAKKESIVKKFLHSLSDFTTIILLVAAAISFYTAIATDHGDYFEGILIIAIVIINAVLAIVQEGNAEKSLAALQDMNKQSSSVLRDGKVETIDAEDVVVGDILVLESGSMITADARLIQTAQLRVEESALTGESEPIEKDSEYIGKQDAPIGDQINMVFKGCTVANGRGRAIVTATGMQTEMGKIAGLLNDDGTQQTPLQKRLNQLGKRISLIALAAAALVFIIGQIQGEPILEMFMTAVSLAVAAVPETLMVIVTLTLAYGVQKMAKKHAIIRRLPAVETLGTANVICSDKTGTLTQNKMRVRRVWSRGDEVTDTEDAMTDEAMEVLKMASLCTDVIVDKDGDDLVIQGNPTEAAIVRAVEENYHTKAELEEKYPRIGEIPFDSDRKMMTTVHKMGKKYISVTKGAFDVLLTRFRFGDVEQAAVVNDRFGKRALRVIAVGYAIYDEEPTEITSEALEKNLRLLGLIGMIDPPRPESKGAIARAKKAGIKTVMITGDHVVTAGAIAKELGILTDKSEALTGSELQQMSDEELDSRVKSLSVYARVTPEDKIRIVKSWQRTGAVVAMTGDGVNDAPALKASDVGCAMGITGTDVAQGAADMILTDDNFATIVDAVAQGRAVYRNIRKAVNFLLSCNISEIFIVLIAMLLGWGAPFTAVQLLFVNVVADGLPGFALGKEPAEKGIMDEAPIPRNEGIFARGLWQKIGINAFVFTVITLFGFYLGANVDSVSYFFEASHEIGQTVAFLILAYSSILHVFNVRSTESIFRVKLSTNKSLFEMAVLAVIITTVIALLPFTQELFGLVPIGINHWLLVMGLSIIPIFVNEMIKFHYSPEEDTE; encoded by the coding sequence ATGGAAGCATACAAACAACCTATCGAGACAATTATCAAAGAAGTGGATACAGATAAAGAACAAGGATTGACGAAACAAGAGGTCAAGAAGCGGCTTGCTGAACATGGCGCGAACAAGTTTCATGAAGCGAAGAAAGAGTCGATAGTAAAGAAGTTTCTGCATAGTTTATCGGATTTTACAACAATCATTTTATTAGTTGCAGCAGCTATTTCATTTTACACAGCAATTGCTACAGATCACGGGGATTATTTTGAAGGAATTCTGATTATCGCCATTGTGATCATTAATGCAGTATTAGCGATTGTTCAAGAAGGAAATGCTGAAAAATCGTTGGCCGCCCTGCAAGATATGAACAAACAGAGCAGTTCGGTTTTACGTGATGGCAAAGTTGAGACCATTGATGCAGAAGATGTAGTTGTTGGCGATATACTAGTACTAGAGTCAGGATCTATGATTACGGCAGATGCTCGCTTGATCCAAACGGCACAACTTAGAGTAGAAGAATCAGCACTGACTGGCGAAAGTGAACCGATTGAAAAAGACTCAGAGTACATAGGCAAACAGGATGCACCGATCGGCGATCAAATAAACATGGTATTTAAAGGCTGTACAGTGGCAAATGGTCGTGGTCGAGCGATTGTTACGGCAACTGGAATGCAAACAGAGATGGGTAAAATTGCCGGCTTGTTGAATGATGATGGAACCCAACAAACGCCGTTACAAAAACGTTTGAACCAATTAGGGAAACGGATTAGTTTAATTGCTTTAGCTGCTGCGGCTTTAGTATTTATCATTGGTCAGATCCAAGGCGAACCAATATTAGAAATGTTTATGACAGCAGTATCTTTAGCTGTTGCTGCGGTACCGGAAACGTTGATGGTGATCGTGACCTTGACTTTGGCTTATGGTGTACAGAAAATGGCGAAAAAACACGCGATCATTCGCCGTTTACCAGCTGTTGAAACACTAGGGACGGCCAATGTGATTTGTTCTGATAAAACAGGAACGTTGACGCAAAATAAAATGCGGGTCAGACGTGTTTGGTCTCGTGGAGATGAAGTAACGGATACTGAAGATGCGATGACAGATGAAGCAATGGAAGTTTTGAAAATGGCTTCTCTTTGTACGGATGTTATTGTAGATAAAGACGGAGACGATTTAGTCATCCAAGGAAATCCGACCGAAGCTGCAATCGTACGTGCTGTGGAAGAAAATTACCATACTAAGGCTGAATTGGAAGAAAAATACCCAAGAATCGGTGAAATTCCTTTTGACTCAGATCGAAAAATGATGACGACTGTTCATAAAATGGGGAAAAAGTATATTTCTGTCACAAAGGGAGCTTTCGATGTTTTACTGACTCGCTTCCGTTTTGGTGATGTTGAACAAGCGGCTGTAGTAAATGATCGTTTTGGAAAACGCGCTTTACGCGTGATTGCAGTCGGTTATGCGATTTATGATGAAGAACCCACAGAAATCACTTCAGAGGCTTTAGAGAAGAATCTAAGGCTATTAGGCTTGATCGGTATGATCGATCCGCCAAGACCGGAAAGTAAAGGGGCGATTGCTAGAGCGAAAAAAGCTGGAATCAAAACAGTCATGATTACAGGAGATCATGTTGTAACAGCAGGAGCCATCGCCAAAGAATTAGGGATTTTAACGGATAAAAGCGAGGCTTTAACAGGTTCAGAGTTGCAACAAATGTCGGATGAAGAGCTAGATTCACGTGTGAAATCGCTCTCTGTTTACGCTCGGGTAACGCCAGAAGACAAGATTCGTATCGTTAAATCTTGGCAACGGACGGGTGCCGTTGTAGCGATGACAGGTGATGGTGTCAATGATGCACCTGCCTTAAAAGCCAGTGATGTAGGTTGTGCTATGGGGATTACTGGAACCGATGTAGCACAAGGTGCAGCGGATATGATTTTGACGGATGATAATTTTGCAACGATCGTCGATGCTGTTGCTCAAGGTCGAGCTGTTTATCGGAATATTCGTAAAGCGGTCAACTTTTTACTAAGTTGTAATATTTCAGAGATATTTATTGTGCTGATTGCTATGTTGCTTGGTTGGGGAGCGCCGTTCACAGCTGTCCAATTATTATTTGTAAATGTTGTGGCTGATGGTCTGCCAGGGTTTGCTTTAGGGAAAGAACCTGCGGAAAAAGGAATCATGGATGAAGCACCGATTCCAAGAAATGAAGGGATTTTTGCACGTGGCTTATGGCAAAAAATCGGAATCAATGCCTTTGTCTTTACAGTGATTACCTTATTTGGTTTCTATTTAGGGGCTAACGTTGATTCAGTCTCTTACTTTTTCGAAGCAAGTCATGAAATTGGTCAAACAGTAGCATTCTTGATTTTAGCTTACTCATCGATTTTACATGTTTTCAATGTGAGAAGTACGGAGTCAATTTTCAGAGTAAAATTATCAACCAATAAATCATTGTTTGAAATGGCTGTATTGGCTGTGATCATTACAACGGTCATTGCATTATTACCATTTACTCAAGAGCTGTTTGGATTAGTTCCAATTGGTATCAATCATTGGTTGTTAGTAATGGGCTTATCGATCATTCCGATTTTTGTTAATGAAATGATCAAATTCCATTATTCACCAGAAGAAGATACAGAATAA